The Streptomyces sp. NBC_00691 genome has a segment encoding these proteins:
- a CDS encoding YhjD/YihY/BrkB family envelope integrity protein gives MPSTPGPPYDGAPAGHGPEPGREHDHGHGHEHGHWFQRLHTRVLGSPVGLAWNRGRAMELMHRAMGFAALSLLTLVPLLIVIAAADLASGQGFARWLVQGLGVSEVSEEEVERLFGQPGQALQRTTAFGLAALAAFGVTFGSAVQTGYERAWDLPTARWHTMWRHVVWLAVLVGCLLLFVATPAPAESPAMITTLVALGDLIGTFLFFWWSQRFLLCGRIRWRALAPGAVLTALGLLGLRIFSQLVFSPLIASNAVTYGQFGTVLVLQSWLVGVGFVVYGSALVGRLVHEGLLDRRLRRDPPTGA, from the coding sequence ATGCCCTCCACACCCGGTCCGCCGTACGACGGTGCCCCCGCCGGACACGGCCCCGAGCCCGGCCGAGAACACGACCACGGACACGGTCATGAACACGGCCACTGGTTCCAGCGACTCCACACCCGCGTCCTCGGCTCGCCCGTCGGACTCGCCTGGAACCGCGGCCGCGCCATGGAACTCATGCACCGCGCCATGGGCTTCGCCGCGCTCAGTCTGCTCACCCTCGTGCCGCTCCTCATCGTCATCGCCGCGGCCGACCTCGCCAGCGGTCAGGGCTTCGCCCGCTGGCTCGTCCAGGGCCTCGGTGTCTCCGAGGTCTCCGAGGAGGAGGTCGAGCGGCTCTTCGGGCAGCCGGGGCAGGCCCTGCAACGCACCACCGCGTTCGGTCTCGCCGCCCTCGCGGCCTTCGGCGTCACCTTCGGATCCGCCGTGCAGACCGGCTACGAGCGGGCCTGGGACCTCCCCACGGCCCGCTGGCACACCATGTGGCGGCACGTCGTCTGGCTGGCCGTCCTCGTCGGCTGTCTGCTCCTGTTCGTCGCCACCCCCGCCCCGGCCGAGTCGCCGGCCATGATCACCACACTCGTGGCCCTGGGCGACCTGATCGGCACCTTCCTCTTCTTCTGGTGGTCGCAGCGGTTCCTGCTCTGCGGACGGATCCGCTGGCGCGCCCTCGCCCCGGGAGCCGTCCTGACCGCTCTCGGCCTGCTCGGGCTGCGGATCTTCTCCCAGCTCGTCTTCTCCCCGCTCATCGCCTCGAACGCGGTGACATACGGCCAGTTCGGCACCGTCCTCGTCCTCCAGTCGTGGCTCGTCGGCGTCGGATTCGTCGTGTACGGAAGCGCCCTCGTCGGCCGGCTGGTCCACGAGGGCCTGCTCGACCGGCGTCTGCGCCGCGACCCGCCGACCGGCGCCTGA
- a CDS encoding winged helix-turn-helix transcriptional regulator: protein MKWLETDTENCPVRRALDLVGEKWTLLILRDAFNGVRRFDEFRRHLGLSEAVLADRLRKLVAAGLLRAEPYQEPGTRTRYQYRLTRKGVDLWPVLLALKQWGDTHAAEPEGPVLDIRHTDCGAPVRVVVQCEGEERADLAARDVTVRPGPGARPLTP from the coding sequence ATGAAGTGGCTGGAGACGGACACGGAGAACTGCCCGGTCCGCCGCGCCCTGGACCTCGTGGGCGAGAAGTGGACCCTGCTGATCCTGCGCGACGCCTTCAACGGCGTCCGGCGCTTCGACGAGTTCCGCCGGCACCTCGGGCTCTCCGAGGCCGTCCTCGCCGACCGGCTCCGCAAGCTGGTCGCGGCCGGCTTGCTGAGGGCGGAGCCGTACCAGGAGCCAGGCACCCGCACCCGGTACCAGTACCGGCTCACCCGCAAGGGCGTCGACCTCTGGCCCGTACTCCTGGCCCTGAAGCAGTGGGGTGACACCCACGCGGCGGAACCGGAAGGTCCGGTCCTCGACATCCGGCACACCGACTGCGGAGCCCCCGTCCGCGTCGTCGTGCAGTGCGAGGGCGAGGAGCGGGCCGACCTGGCCGCCCGCGACGTGACCGTCCGCCCCGGCCCCGGCGCCCGCCCGCTCACTCCCTGA